A portion of the Syntrophus gentianae genome contains these proteins:
- a CDS encoding polysaccharide biosynthesis protein, which produces MTWRYVGIRDMVNLTLALFLAELFLAFLSHPGVLPSEMALSGLPKPIIFMDGLVSLVLAAELRLSKRMYLEILSRQGRVSHGKTTLIVGAGNTGEMILRDMMRQRFADFYPIGFLDDSPDMVGRYIHGVKVLGETNRMAELISRQPVEAVIIAITSLNHKKLTMLYETARKAGVETIKVVPRLYNFDQPEINMKALEDISIEDLIGRQTVTVDFGEIGKFLQGRAVMITGAGGSIGSEIVRQVCSFRPGKIILFDIDETELHNLALTLNRLFPSLRKSIHFITGDVKDVLRLREVFSELRPEVIFHAAAYKHVPMMEYNPKEAVKVNIFGTWNLVRAAVEYGVEKFVMISTDKAVRPTSVMGATKRMAEHLCRACDGLGCGPTRFVSVRFGNVLGSRGSVLPLFLDQLKHGQALTVTHREMKRYFMTIPEAVTLVLQASVIGNGGEVLVLDMGEPVKISDLAEELIRIHGLEPYRDIDIKVTGLRPGEKLFEEILTAEEGTEASRHEKIFVARNGGEYSLTDIEKILMEFHRAVEMPGLYDDGGVRDLLRTYVKHYEEIPERAEMLP; this is translated from the coding sequence ATGACATGGCGTTATGTGGGGATCAGGGATATGGTCAACCTGACCCTTGCACTGTTTCTGGCTGAACTGTTTCTGGCGTTCCTGAGCCATCCCGGCGTCCTTCCTTCCGAAATGGCCCTCAGCGGCCTTCCGAAACCGATCATTTTTATGGATGGTCTGGTCTCTCTTGTCCTGGCCGCAGAGTTGCGATTGTCTAAACGAATGTATCTAGAGATTCTCAGCCGTCAGGGGCGGGTTTCCCACGGGAAGACAACCCTCATTGTGGGAGCGGGCAACACGGGCGAAATGATCCTGCGGGATATGATGCGCCAGCGCTTCGCCGATTTTTATCCGATCGGTTTCCTGGATGACAGCCCGGATATGGTGGGACGCTACATCCATGGGGTAAAGGTTTTGGGGGAGACGAATAGGATGGCGGAACTGATTTCCCGGCAACCCGTGGAGGCGGTCATCATCGCTATTACATCACTCAATCATAAAAAGCTTACGATGCTTTATGAAACGGCCCGAAAGGCCGGAGTAGAGACAATCAAAGTCGTTCCCCGGCTGTATAATTTTGATCAGCCGGAAATAAATATGAAGGCCCTGGAGGACATAAGCATTGAAGACTTGATCGGTCGGCAGACTGTGACTGTCGATTTCGGAGAGATCGGGAAATTTCTGCAGGGTCGGGCCGTGATGATCACCGGGGCCGGTGGGTCCATCGGTTCGGAAATTGTCCGGCAGGTGTGTTCCTTCCGGCCCGGAAAGATCATTCTTTTTGACATCGATGAAACGGAACTCCACAATCTGGCTCTCACCTTGAATCGGCTTTTCCCTTCGCTGCGCAAGTCGATTCACTTTATTACAGGGGATGTAAAGGATGTCCTGCGGCTTCGTGAGGTTTTTTCGGAGCTTCGGCCGGAGGTCATTTTCCATGCAGCGGCATACAAGCATGTGCCGATGATGGAGTATAATCCCAAAGAAGCCGTCAAGGTAAACATCTTCGGGACCTGGAACCTTGTAAGAGCCGCCGTCGAATACGGTGTGGAGAAGTTTGTCATGATCTCGACGGACAAGGCCGTCAGACCCACCAGTGTCATGGGGGCCACAAAACGCATGGCGGAGCATCTTTGCCGGGCTTGTGACGGTCTGGGATGTGGGCCGACACGCTTTGTTTCTGTTCGCTTCGGCAATGTCCTTGGAAGCCGGGGAAGTGTTCTTCCCCTTTTTCTTGACCAGTTAAAACACGGACAGGCCCTTACCGTGACCCATCGAGAGATGAAGCGTTACTTCATGACCATTCCCGAGGCAGTGACGTTGGTGCTACAGGCTTCCGTTATCGGAAACGGCGGCGAGGTGCTCGTTCTGGACATGGGTGAACCCGTGAAGATCAGCGACCTGGCGGAAGAATTGATTCGGATCCACGGCTTGGAGCCGTACCGGGATATTGATATCAAGGTAACGGGGTTGCGACCGGGAGAAAAACTCTTTGAAGAAATCCTGACGGCGGAAGAGGGGACCGAGGCCAGTCGCCACGAAAAGATCTTTGTTGCACGCAACGGTGGAGAATATTCCTTGACGGATATTGAAAAAATCCTTATGGAATTCCACCGGGCTGTGGAAATGCCGGGCCTTTATGATGATGGGGGCGTTCGGGATCTTCTTCGGACTTATGTCAAGCATTATGAAGAAATACCGGAAAGAGCAGAAATGCTTCCATGA